Proteins from one Sulfurovum sp. TSL1 genomic window:
- a CDS encoding efflux RND transporter periplasmic adaptor subunit encodes MVSIHIKTTITLLLIPIFLFSQEHNSSLPTIEQLFGVKTVKVKKMTASKEQINYGYIVAEDSRKIDVHAWFSGYITKLFADTLYKKVEKGDALAYVYSPEVYKSKQDYLHSLEFNEKHPSPQMLQSAETKLRLLGVHDEEIKRINTERKVDEFTTIYAPQSGWIFEKNINEGASFNPQKKLFQIVNLDKVWIEVKLYQDEIEKLPLLTNFTVNAKGISKTYTAKKNFLYPELDPKEATATLRLQLDNEDTVLKPGMYAKVYASADAASHLVIPRTAAIRKNGLWYAFLVTEFKGEYEPVVIQIKSLDAKHYEIIKGLNEGDTLVNNALFMMDSDAQIHGIY; translated from the coding sequence ATGGTATCCATACATATAAAAACAACGATCACACTTTTACTGATCCCGATTTTTTTATTCTCTCAGGAACACAATAGCTCTCTTCCCACTATAGAACAGCTTTTCGGTGTGAAGACAGTAAAAGTAAAAAAAATGACTGCTTCCAAGGAGCAGATCAACTACGGATATATCGTTGCGGAGGACTCACGAAAGATAGATGTACATGCATGGTTTTCAGGCTATATCACAAAACTGTTTGCTGATACACTCTATAAAAAAGTAGAAAAAGGAGATGCTTTGGCCTATGTCTATTCTCCGGAAGTATACAAATCCAAACAGGACTACTTACACTCTTTGGAGTTCAATGAAAAGCACCCCTCACCTCAAATGCTTCAGAGTGCGGAAACCAAACTGCGTCTCTTGGGTGTACATGATGAAGAGATCAAACGTATCAACACTGAACGTAAGGTTGATGAGTTCACAACTATCTATGCACCACAGTCCGGGTGGATATTTGAAAAAAATATTAATGAAGGTGCCTCTTTCAACCCACAAAAAAAGCTCTTTCAGATCGTCAATCTGGACAAAGTATGGATAGAGGTCAAACTCTATCAGGATGAGATAGAGAAACTGCCTCTCCTTACAAATTTTACGGTCAATGCCAAAGGTATTTCGAAAACATATACAGCCAAAAAAAACTTTCTTTACCCCGAGCTGGACCCAAAAGAAGCAACAGCCACATTAAGACTTCAACTTGACAATGAAGATACTGTATTAAAACCGGGCATGTATGCAAAAGTATATGCCTCAGCCGATGCGGCAAGTCATCTTGTTATACCTCGTACTGCAGCTATACGCAAAAATGGACTGTGGTATGCTTTTCTTGTAACTGAATTTAAAGGAGAGTATGAACCTGTGGTCATTCAGATCAAATCTTTAGACGCGAAACATTATGAAATTATAAAAGGGCTGAATGAGGGAGATACACTGGTGAACAATGCACTCTTCATGATGGACTCCGATGCTCAGATACACGGGATCTACTAA
- a CDS encoding TolC family protein, whose translation MRIILFTLWTVGVLQAESIQQLIDQSLKKHPSLQTIQHRLSAMDERIDESQNFSNPDISLTINDIQFDHPSDRGLEPMQFNAINVKQKFPWFGKLDARKNFTTAQKSLILDSYEAAKITLAKEIRMTSYSMKEIEARIRVVNRYKAVAKQNIDLYTSYASTENRSHTSSMAASLMLAKIKIKYERYKMILKNQQTTLKYLVQGEVSRVSDPLEIKRPGSLESYLSRSQNNLNYHMKLSEQHIAEANKVIQELNMAPDPYVNVGYYNRQEFPDYASVTVGVSLPLYGSEEHQAEAARKEALAAACASLDYRSSLESEITVMYAKLTEAYQIYHIIQNESLPQLEHMIELSQSGIQSGGDLFAYTNLLEQKLDLEEQRISIKAEYLRTQAQLKSLIGEI comes from the coding sequence ATGCGCATCATTCTTTTTACTTTATGGACTGTAGGAGTACTGCAGGCAGAAAGTATTCAACAACTTATCGATCAATCACTTAAAAAGCACCCTTCACTCCAGACTATCCAGCACCGCCTTTCTGCCATGGATGAACGTATAGATGAAAGTCAGAACTTCTCCAACCCGGATATCTCTTTGACCATCAATGACATACAGTTTGATCATCCTTCGGACCGTGGTCTTGAACCTATGCAGTTCAATGCTATCAATGTAAAGCAAAAATTTCCATGGTTCGGCAAACTCGATGCAAGAAAAAACTTTACGACAGCACAAAAAAGTCTGATATTGGACTCCTATGAAGCAGCCAAGATCACACTGGCTAAAGAGATACGCATGACATCCTATAGCATGAAAGAGATTGAAGCACGTATCCGCGTTGTCAACCGCTATAAAGCTGTCGCCAAACAGAATATAGATCTCTATACCTCCTATGCATCTACTGAGAATAGAAGTCATACCAGCAGTATGGCTGCAAGCTTGATGCTCGCCAAAATAAAAATAAAATATGAACGCTATAAGATGATCTTGAAGAACCAGCAGACTACACTCAAATACCTTGTACAAGGTGAGGTCTCCAGGGTATCTGATCCATTGGAGATCAAACGTCCCGGATCATTGGAAAGTTATCTTTCCAGGTCACAGAACAATCTAAATTACCATATGAAACTCTCTGAGCAGCATATCGCAGAGGCGAACAAAGTCATACAAGAGCTAAATATGGCACCTGACCCTTATGTGAATGTAGGCTATTACAACCGTCAGGAATTTCCTGATTATGCCTCTGTGACAGTGGGGGTCTCTCTACCTTTATATGGTTCAGAAGAGCATCAGGCTGAAGCTGCACGCAAGGAAGCCCTTGCTGCTGCATGTGCTTCGTTAGACTACAGATCCTCTTTGGAAAGTGAAATTACTGTGATGTATGCCAAACTCACTGAAGCCTACCAGATCTATCACATTATCCAAAATGAAAGCCTGCCTCAGCTTGAACATATGATCGAACTGAGTCAATCGGGTATTCAAAGCGGAGGTGACCTTTTTGCTTACACCAATCTACTGGAACAAAAACTGGACCTGGAAGAACAACGTATCTCCATCAAAGCCGAATACCTTCGAACACAGGCACAACTAAAATCTCTTATAGGTGAAATATAA
- a CDS encoding DUF4395 domain-containing protein, producing MSPSCPISTRRIDANMVRMISFQVALFTFIFLITQESSFAWVILFDFLMRALRFSGFSPFQMIGKFVLKGWGVAPKLCDESPKRFALYLGLVTSLFIVLFYFAGFTLFATLLAVILLICALLETLFDFCIGCKLYYAIQIGKGLLGNDRNIQ from the coding sequence ATGTCTCCAAGTTGTCCGATATCTACAAGAAGAATCGACGCCAATATGGTAAGAATGATCTCTTTTCAAGTAGCACTTTTTACATTCATATTTTTGATCACTCAAGAAAGCTCTTTTGCATGGGTCATACTCTTTGATTTTTTGATGAGAGCATTACGTTTCTCAGGCTTCAGTCCATTTCAGATGATTGGAAAGTTCGTACTTAAGGGGTGGGGGGTTGCACCTAAACTTTGTGATGAATCACCAAAGAGGTTCGCTCTCTATCTGGGGTTGGTCACTTCGTTGTTCATTGTGCTCTTCTATTTTGCGGGCTTTACACTATTTGCTACTCTGTTAGCGGTTATTTTATTAATTTGTGCATTACTTGAGACATTATTCGATTTTTGTATAGGATGTAAGCTATACTACGCAATACAAATCGGTAAAGGTCTTTTAGGAAATGATAGGAATATCCAGTAA
- a CDS encoding Rrf2 family transcriptional regulator has translation MIGISSKTIYAIAALQELGSIPDDKVLKIKEIAANASIPQNFLEQILLELKKQGLLTSIKGAHGGYKLAKSLNDITLKDVVLILESDIFADNYQTDSQALKLFWDDIKQKVSAVFEIPLSELKNYQLKANQILNYSI, from the coding sequence ATGATAGGAATATCCAGTAAAACAATCTATGCGATCGCTGCACTTCAGGAGTTGGGTTCCATTCCCGATGATAAAGTTCTCAAGATAAAAGAAATAGCAGCCAATGCATCCATTCCGCAAAACTTTTTGGAACAGATACTCTTAGAACTGAAAAAACAGGGGCTTCTTACCAGCATCAAAGGTGCACATGGCGGATACAAACTGGCAAAAAGCCTCAACGATATCACGCTTAAAGATGTGGTGCTTATTCTGGAGTCAGATATATTTGCTGACAACTACCAAACAGATAGCCAGGCACTTAAACTCTTTTGGGATGATATTAAACAAAAAGTCTCGGCGGTGTTCGAGATCCCATTGTCTGAACTGAAGAACTATCAACTGAAAGCCAACCAAATACTAAATTATTCAATATAG
- a CDS encoding PLP-dependent aspartate aminotransferase family protein has translation MNNTTDFDYFNTLLVQSVGSKVGPIAPTITPSAAYGYENAEEAEGIFAAQVNKPLYARVGNPTNAKLEAIVAKMEGGFGAIATSSGMGAISMVCSAFLSAGDELLCIGGFFGGTYSLVNETLARFGVKNTFCTVDDFEHIEATLQRGIKMVLFESVGNPSLTLPDIQRIIDLCNQYETLVMIDNTATPLLVRPLEMGADISVHSSTKNMSGHSAALGGIAVFRAVKEEGDKLMNPKYADVHKIVKKMGEKAFIPICKKRAIRDFGMTANAFGSFMTMIGLETLSLRVERINKSVETVAALLDEKLPEGVSVNHPSLASSPDHERYKSDFAQGCGPLLSIDCGTKERAFTFLNKLKYVIQTANIGDNRTLALHMTSTIYSDFNEETRKFLGVHEGLIRVSIGLEDPKVIAEDFLQAANAL, from the coding sequence ATGAACAATACCACTGATTTTGACTATTTCAATACCTTGCTTGTCCAAAGTGTAGGTTCCAAGGTAGGACCCATTGCACCTACGATCACCCCGTCCGCTGCCTATGGTTACGAAAATGCTGAAGAAGCAGAAGGTATCTTTGCTGCCCAGGTCAATAAACCACTCTATGCAAGAGTAGGAAATCCGACAAATGCCAAACTGGAAGCTATCGTAGCGAAGATGGAAGGCGGATTTGGTGCCATTGCCACCTCTTCAGGTATGGGTGCGATCTCGATGGTATGCAGCGCTTTTTTATCTGCAGGAGATGAGTTGCTCTGTATCGGCGGTTTCTTTGGTGGCACCTATTCACTTGTCAATGAAACTTTGGCACGTTTTGGTGTGAAGAACACTTTTTGTACCGTAGACGATTTTGAACATATTGAAGCAACACTTCAGCGCGGTATCAAGATGGTGCTTTTTGAGTCTGTAGGGAATCCAAGCCTTACACTGCCTGATATACAGCGTATCATCGATCTTTGTAATCAGTATGAGACATTGGTCATGATAGACAATACTGCGACACCGCTTTTGGTCCGACCACTGGAGATGGGAGCGGATATCTCTGTGCACTCTTCAACGAAAAATATGTCCGGACATTCGGCTGCACTCGGTGGTATAGCTGTTTTCAGAGCAGTAAAAGAAGAGGGTGATAAACTGATGAACCCGAAATATGCCGATGTACACAAAATAGTCAAAAAGATGGGAGAAAAAGCATTTATACCTATCTGTAAAAAACGTGCCATTCGTGATTTCGGTATGACTGCCAATGCCTTTGGTTCATTTATGACCATGATAGGACTGGAAACACTCTCACTCAGGGTAGAGAGGATCAATAAAAGTGTCGAAACAGTCGCAGCATTACTGGATGAAAAACTGCCTGAGGGGGTGAGTGTAAACCACCCGTCATTGGCATCAAGCCCTGATCATGAACGATACAAGTCAGACTTTGCACAGGGCTGCGGTCCGTTGCTCAGTATAGACTGTGGAACAAAAGAGCGGGCTTTTACGTTTCTGAACAAACTGAAGTATGTGATACAAACAGCAAACATTGGGGACAATCGAACACTTGCACTGCATATGACAAGTACTATCTATAG